From Panicum hallii strain FIL2 chromosome 2, PHallii_v3.1, whole genome shotgun sequence, a single genomic window includes:
- the LOC112879901 gene encoding vesicle-associated membrane protein 721, giving the protein MGQQQLIYAFVARGTVVLAEYTEFTGNFTTIAAQCLQKLPASNNKFTYNCDGHTFNYLVEDGFTYCVVAVESVGRQIPIAFLDRVKEDFTKKYGGGKAATAAANSLNREFGSKLKEHMQYCVDHPEEVSKLAKVKAQVSEVKGVMMENIEKVLDRGEKIELLVDKTENLRSQAQDFRQQGTKVRRKMWLQNMKIKLIVLGIIIALILIIILSVCHGFKCGSK; this is encoded by the exons ATGGGGCAGCAGCAGTTGATCTACGCGTTCGTGGCGCGGGGCACGGTTGTGCTGGCCGAGTACACCGAGTTCACCGGCAACTTCACCACCATCGCGGCTCAGTGTCTGCAGAAGCTCCCGGCCAGCAACAACAAGTTCACCTACAACTGCGATGGCCACACCTTCAACTACCTCGTCGAGGACGGATTCA CGTACTGTGTAGTCGCTGTTGAATCAGTCGGCCGACAAATCCCCATAGCTTTCCTGGACAGAGTTAAGGAAGATTTCACGAAAAAATATGGTGGTGGGAAAGCAGCTACTGCAGCAGCAAACAGCTTGAACAGGGAGTTTGG ATCGAAACTTAAAGAGCACATGCAGTACTGTGTGGACCACCCTGAGGAGGTCAGCAAGCTTGCCAAGGTGAAGGCCCAAGTCTCAGAAGTTAAAGGAGTTATGATGGAGAATATTGAGAAG GTTCTGGACCGTGGGGAGAAGATTGAGCTGCTTGTTGACAAGACTGAAAATCTGCGTTCTCAG GCACAAGATTTCAGGCAGCAGGGCACCAAGGTGCGGCGAAAGATGTGGCTGCAGAACATGAAGATCAAGCTGATCGTCCTGGGCATCATCATCGCcctcatcctcatcatcatcctGTCGGTGTGCCACGGCTTCAAGTGCGGCAGCAAGTGA
- the LOC112883124 gene encoding glycine-rich protein 2-like, which translates to MAAKWWVTASLLLCLAVAGAAARGTPRGDCDDTATFASPAAVAGDDDDDSAVEEAKTADVFGGRTGGGGLFGGVHGPLGGGVAGFGPFGGAVAGAGPFGGFGGGGGLGGGGGGGGGGVP; encoded by the coding sequence ATGGCAGCCAAGTGGTGGGTCACCGCCTCCCTGCTGCTCTGCCTCGCCgtggccggggcggcggcgagagGAACGCCCCGCGGCGACTGCGACGACACCGCCACCTTCGCGTCCCCCGCtgccgtcgccggcgacgacgacgacgacagcgcCGTGGAGGAGGCCAAGACCGCCGACGTGTTCGGCGGccggaccggcggcggcggcctcttcGGCGGCGTCCACGGCCCGCTGGGCGGGGGTGTCGCGGGGTTCGGCCCGTTCGGCGgggccgtcgccggcgccggcccgtTCGGCGGGttcggtggaggcggcggcctcggcggcggcggcggcggcggcggcggcggcgtcccgtaa
- the LOC112882251 gene encoding probable prolyl 4-hydroxylase 4 has translation MRLRLRLRLRGVLLVLALLLAATAVVPVLLLGDADADGAAAGVAPGPPFNSSRVKAVSWQPRIFVYKGFLSDAECDHLVRLGKKKVHRSMVADNDSGKSVMSEVRTSSGTFLDKRQDPVVTRIEERIAAWTFLPEENAENIQILRYEHGQKYEPHFDYFHDKVNQARGGHRYATVLMYLSTVNKGGETIFPNAKGWESQPKDDTFSDCARKGLAVKPVKGDAVLFFSLHVNGVPDPLSLHGSCPVIEGEKWSAPKWIHVRSYENSPVPEEETEGCTDKSEHCAQWAAAGECGKNPVYMVGTEGMPGQCRKSCKVCDS, from the exons ATGaggctccgcctccgcctccgcctccgcggcgTGCTGCTGGTCCTGGCGCTCCTCCTGGCGGCCACCGCCGTGGTGCCGGTGCTCCTCCTcggcgacgccgacgccgacggaGCAGCGGCGGGCGTCGCGCCGGGGCCGCCGTTCAACTCGTCGCGCGTGAAGGCCGTCTCGTGGCAACCGAGGATCTTCGTGTACAAGGGCTTCCTCTCCGACGCCGAGTGCGACCACCTCGTGAGGCTGGGGAAGAAGAAGGTTCACCGCTCGATGGTGGCGGACAACGACTCCGGCAAGAGCGTCATGAGCGAGGTGCGCACCAGCTCCGGCACCTTCCTCGACAAGCGCCAG GATCCGGTGGTAACCAGGATTGAAGAGAGGATTGCGGCATGGACGTTTCTTCCTGAAG AGAACGCTGAGAACATCCAGATCCTGCGCTACGAGCATGGCCAGAAGTACGAGCCGCACTTCGACTACTTCCACGACAAGGTGAACCAGGCCCGGGGAGGCCACCGCTACGCCACCGTGCTCATGTACCTGTCCACCGTCAACAAGGGAGGCGAGACCATCTTCCCCAACGCCAAG GGGTGGGAGTCTCAGCCCAAGGATGACACCTTCTCTGACTGTGCACGGAAAGGATTGGCAG TGAAACCGGTGAAAGGTGATGCGGTTCTCTTCTTCAGCCTTCACGTCAATGGAGTGCCGGACCCGCTCAGCCTCCATGGGAGCTGCCCGGTCATCGAAGGCGAGAAATGGTCGGCGCCGAAGTGGATCCATGTCAGGTCCTACGAGAATTCCCCGGTCCCGGAGGAGGAGACTGAAGGGTGCACTGACAAGAGTGAGCATTGCGCGCAATGGGCTGCGGCGGGCGAATGCGGGAAGAACCCGGTGTACATGGTGGGCACCGAGGGGATGCCTGGTCAGTGCCGGAAGAGCTGCAAAGTCTGTGATTCATAG